The following are from one region of the Paenibacillus sabinae T27 genome:
- the rpsO gene encoding 30S ribosomal protein S15 encodes MALTQERKQQLIDEHKTHESDTGSPEVQIAILTENIVNLTDHLRTHKKDHHSRRGLLKMVGQRRKLLAYLKNKDVQRYSALIEKLGLRR; translated from the coding sequence ATGGCATTGACTCAAGAACGCAAGCAACAACTGATCGACGAGCACAAAACTCATGAATCCGATACCGGATCTCCAGAGGTGCAAATTGCTATCCTCACGGAGAATATCGTTAATCTGACCGACCACTTGCGTACGCACAAGAAGGATCATCATTCCCGCCGCGGATTGCTGAAGATGGTAGGTCAACGCCGTAAACTGCTCGCGTATTTGAAGAACAAAGACGTGCAGCGTTACAGTGCTTTGATCGAGAAACTGGGATTGCGTCGTTAA
- the rbfA gene encoding 30S ribosome-binding factor RbfA, with product MSKIRAGRVGEQIKKELSRLIQGELKDPRVGFVTVTGVDVTNDLSQAKVYLSVFGDDEQKNASLKAIEKANGFLRSELGKAIRLRHTPELIFKFDESVAYGSRIEKLLGEIGKQDESQE from the coding sequence ATGTCTAAAATTAGAGCCGGACGCGTAGGCGAACAGATCAAGAAAGAACTCAGCCGTCTGATTCAGGGCGAGCTGAAAGACCCTCGGGTCGGGTTCGTTACGGTCACCGGGGTCGATGTTACCAATGACCTTTCACAGGCCAAGGTATACCTCAGCGTCTTCGGTGATGACGAGCAGAAGAACGCCTCGCTTAAGGCGATCGAGAAAGCCAACGGCTTTCTCCGTTCGGAGCTTGGCAAGGCGATCCGTCTTCGGCATACGCCGGAACTGATCTTCAAGTTTGACGAATCCGTCGCCTATGGCAGCCGGATTGAGAAGCTGCTTGGCGAAATCGGCAAGCAGGACGAAAGTCAGGAATAA
- the truB gene encoding tRNA pseudouridine(55) synthase TruB, whose translation MSELEGVLAVYKPAGFTSHDVVAKARRLLGMKRIGHAGTLDPQVTGVLPLCLGRATRIVEYIQELPKEYIATLRLGMSSDTEDLTGTVTETADEIRVTEEEVRRTLESFKGIISQTPPMYSAVKVGGKRLYELAREGKTVERKSREVEIYEIEMLGMVWNGRFPDIIFRVLCSKGTYIRTLCVDIGHALSLPGVMVKLERTMSAGIRTDRCLSFEEIGERKANGTLQEFLIPADEAISHFPAHTVADEKKAAALQGQRLATRFVSPDVQVNSPIRLYDLQGSFLGIYEREEGGLITPVKVFAQV comes from the coding sequence ATGAGCGAGCTCGAAGGTGTTCTTGCGGTGTACAAGCCAGCCGGCTTTACCTCCCATGATGTCGTTGCCAAAGCGCGGCGCCTGCTCGGCATGAAAAGAATCGGACATGCCGGCACGCTGGATCCCCAGGTAACCGGCGTTCTGCCGCTTTGCCTTGGCCGGGCCACGCGCATTGTCGAGTATATTCAGGAACTGCCCAAGGAATATATCGCTACGCTCCGTCTGGGCATGTCCAGCGACACGGAAGACCTGACCGGGACAGTAACGGAGACGGCGGATGAAATACGGGTGACCGAAGAAGAGGTAAGGCGGACGCTGGAATCTTTCAAAGGGATCATTTCACAGACGCCTCCAATGTATTCCGCCGTCAAGGTTGGCGGCAAGCGTCTATACGAGTTGGCCCGCGAGGGCAAAACGGTAGAGCGTAAAAGCCGGGAGGTTGAGATCTACGAGATTGAGATGTTGGGTATGGTCTGGAACGGCCGGTTTCCGGATATCATTTTCCGTGTCCTCTGCTCCAAAGGAACATATATCCGCACGCTCTGCGTCGACATCGGACATGCGCTGTCGCTGCCGGGAGTAATGGTCAAGCTTGAACGCACGATGTCGGCGGGAATCCGGACGGATCGCTGCCTGTCGTTTGAAGAAATCGGCGAGCGTAAGGCGAACGGGACTCTTCAGGAATTCCTTATTCCGGCTGACGAGGCCATCAGCCATTTTCCCGCCCATACCGTGGCGGATGAGAAAAAGGCGGCCGCCCTGCAGGGACAGCGCCTGGCCACCCGGTTCGTTTCGCCCGATGTCCAGGTTAACAGTCCAATTCGTCTATATGACCTGCAAGGAAGTTTTCTCGGCATTTATGAGCGGGAAGAAGGCGGCTTGATCACTCCTGTTAAAGTGTTTGCCCAGGTGTAA
- a CDS encoding YlxQ family RNA-binding protein, protein MNKALSNLGLAMRAGKVVTGEEIVLKAVRSAEAKLVLLAGDASDNTQKKFRDKCGTYNIPLVVEFNRDILGASIGKDSRVVLAVTDKGFAEMISKQLGDNVGGGIID, encoded by the coding sequence ATGAATAAGGCCCTTTCAAATCTGGGCCTGGCCATGCGTGCGGGCAAAGTGGTGACCGGCGAAGAAATTGTGCTGAAAGCGGTCCGTTCAGCAGAGGCGAAGCTGGTTCTTTTGGCGGGGGACGCTTCGGACAATACGCAGAAGAAATTCCGCGACAAATGCGGAACTTACAATATCCCGCTCGTAGTCGAATTCAACCGTGACATCCTGGGCGCTTCCATTGGCAAAGATAGTCGCGTCGTTCTTGCCGTTACGGACAAGGGATTCGCAGAAATGATCTCCAAGCAACTGGGGGATAATGTCGGAGGTGGTATTATTGACTAA
- the rnpM gene encoding RNase P modulator RnpM — protein sequence MKQKKVPLRKCVASQEMMPKKELIRIVRTPAGEVVIDLTGKKSGRGAYICGKLECFKLAQKTKALDRALKVPVSQEIYEQLARDFISVEEQFLAAKEASDDE from the coding sequence ATGAAACAGAAAAAAGTGCCGCTGCGCAAATGCGTCGCCAGTCAGGAAATGATGCCCAAGAAAGAGCTTATCCGTATTGTAAGAACGCCCGCGGGCGAGGTCGTGATCGATCTTACCGGGAAGAAGTCGGGACGCGGAGCGTACATTTGCGGAAAGCTGGAATGCTTCAAGCTGGCTCAGAAGACCAAGGCCCTGGACCGGGCGCTGAAGGTACCGGTGAGCCAGGAAATTTACGAGCAGCTCGCCAGGGACTTCATATCCGTCGAAGAGCAGTTCCTGGCGGCAAAGGAAGCTTCGGACGATGAATAA
- the nusA gene encoding transcription termination factor NusA yields MSMDFIEAMNELEREKGISKDVLFEAIEAALISSYKRNFNAAQNVRVDMNRSTGVIKVFARKLIVEEVLDSRTEISLPAAREINPHFQLDDVAELEVTPRDFGRIAAQTAKQVVTQRIREAERGLIYNAFIDKEEDIVTGIVQRQDLRNVYIDLGKIEAVLPLNELMPGEKFKHGERIKAYITKVENTTKGPQILLSRSHPGLLKRLFELEVPEIFDGVVEIRSVAREAGFRSKIAVYSRNPEVDPVGSCVGPRGMRVQTIVTELRGEKIDIVRYSESVEEYVANALSPSKVIEVQVFEAEKMARVIVPDYQLSLAIGIKGQNARLAAKLTGWKIDIKSESQAEQEFGRPKTSSDEMHQDSVSID; encoded by the coding sequence ATGAGTATGGATTTTATTGAAGCTATGAATGAACTGGAGAGAGAGAAAGGCATCAGCAAGGATGTGCTGTTCGAGGCCATCGAGGCGGCGCTGATCTCCAGCTATAAACGAAATTTCAATGCGGCGCAAAATGTTCGGGTCGACATGAACCGCAGCACGGGAGTAATCAAGGTGTTCGCCCGCAAGCTGATCGTGGAAGAAGTGCTCGATTCGCGCACAGAGATTTCGCTGCCTGCGGCACGGGAGATTAACCCGCATTTTCAACTGGACGATGTCGCCGAGCTTGAAGTTACACCCAGAGATTTCGGACGTATTGCCGCCCAGACGGCCAAGCAGGTTGTTACCCAGCGTATTCGGGAAGCTGAGCGGGGGCTCATATACAACGCGTTTATCGACAAGGAAGAAGATATCGTTACCGGGATCGTGCAGCGGCAGGACCTTCGCAACGTGTACATCGACCTGGGAAAAATCGAGGCTGTGCTTCCGCTTAACGAGCTGATGCCGGGTGAAAAATTCAAGCATGGCGAGCGCATCAAAGCCTACATTACCAAGGTGGAAAATACAACCAAGGGGCCGCAAATTTTGCTCTCCCGCAGCCATCCAGGCCTGCTCAAACGGCTGTTCGAGCTTGAGGTGCCGGAAATTTTCGACGGCGTCGTCGAGATCCGTTCCGTTGCCCGGGAAGCGGGCTTCCGTTCCAAAATCGCGGTATATTCCCGCAATCCGGAAGTTGACCCCGTCGGTTCCTGCGTAGGCCCGAGAGGCATGCGCGTGCAGACAATCGTCACTGAGCTGCGCGGCGAGAAAATCGACATCGTACGTTATTCCGAATCAGTGGAAGAGTATGTGGCCAATGCGCTCAGTCCTTCCAAGGTGATTGAGGTTCAAGTGTTCGAAGCGGAAAAAATGGCGCGTGTCATCGTTCCCGACTATCAGTTATCGCTGGCCATCGGCATCAAAGGGCAGAACGCCCGCCTGGCGGCGAAGCTGACCGGATGGAAGATCGATATCAAGAGCGAAAGCCAGGCGGAGCAGGAATTCGGCAGACCTAAAACGTCCAGCGACGAAATGCATCAGGATTCCGTCTCCATAGATTAA
- the infB gene encoding translation initiation factor IF-2, with protein MTKQDSKDKLRVYEYAKSLNMSSKEIITILKRLNVPVNNHMSVMENDAVSKVEQFFKDIKSNAAAKRESGGGSRPNQTATATIEAQSSNKNQTEKQVGMNKPNNNSSTMSSRPQSGQDSRRNQSGSVQQRPQGQGGAQRQGGRPQGQGGARPGESRPQGQGGAPRQGDSRPQGQGGASRPQGQGGPSRPGDSRPQGQGGGGQRQGGFGGGNRPQSQGGAPRPQSQGGTPRPQGQGSGDSFRGDRNSKNRQGGNNKRFEDGKGGNFRNNGRGGKNQRGGRNQQPVERREKIDNTPKKIIVRGNMTVGETAKLLHKDASEVIKKLILMGVMATINQELDIETIQLLAGEFGVEVEVKIPVEEDRFETVEENDAPEDLRARPPVVTIMGHVDHGKTTLLDAIRSTNVTGGEAGGITQHIGAYQVEINQKKITFLDTPGHEAFTAMRARGAQVTDITIIVVAADDGVMPQTVEAINHAKAAGLPIIVAVNKIDKPGADPDRVKQELTNYELVPEEWGGDTIFVNVSAKQRIGLEDLLEMILLVAEVNEYKANPDKRARGTVIEAELDKSRGPVARILVQNGTLKVGDAFVAGNCFGRVRVMVNDKGRRLKEAGPSTPIEITGLTEVPQAGDPFIVFEDERKARQIAEKRAVTQRQSELNTNTRVTLDDLFKHIKEGEIKDLNVIIKADVQGSVEALKGSLSKIEVEGVRVKIIHSGAGAITESDITLAAASNAIVIGFNVRPDAQTKAAAEQEKVDVRLHNIIYNVIEEIEQAMKGMLDPVFKENVIGHAEVRSVFKISKVGAVAGCMVTDGKIARNAQTRLIRDGIVVFEGKIDSLKRFKDDAKEVAQGYECGITLENYNDLKEGDIIEAFIMESVER; from the coding sequence TTGACTAAACAAGACAGCAAAGATAAACTGCGGGTTTACGAATACGCCAAATCGCTTAACATGAGCAGCAAAGAGATTATCACGATTCTGAAACGTCTGAATGTTCCGGTGAATAATCATATGAGCGTTATGGAAAATGACGCCGTATCGAAGGTGGAACAGTTCTTTAAGGATATCAAGTCAAATGCCGCGGCCAAACGGGAAAGCGGGGGCGGAAGCCGCCCGAACCAGACCGCAACGGCAACGATCGAGGCGCAAAGCTCAAATAAAAATCAAACGGAAAAGCAGGTAGGTATGAACAAACCAAACAACAACTCATCGACAATGTCGTCAAGACCACAAAGCGGGCAGGATTCCCGCAGAAATCAATCCGGCTCTGTGCAGCAGCGTCCTCAGGGCCAAGGCGGAGCGCAGCGTCAAGGAGGACGTCCGCAGGGCCAAGGCGGAGCTCGTCCAGGCGAATCCCGTCCGCAAGGTCAGGGAGGAGCACCTCGTCAGGGTGATTCCCGTCCACAAGGCCAAGGCGGAGCTTCCCGTCCACAGGGCCAAGGCGGTCCGTCCCGTCCAGGTGATTCCCGTCCGCAAGGACAAGGCGGTGGAGGCCAGCGTCAAGGCGGATTCGGCGGCGGAAACCGTCCGCAAAGCCAAGGTGGAGCGCCTCGTCCGCAAAGCCAAGGCGGTACGCCGCGTCCACAAGGACAAGGCAGCGGGGATTCCTTCCGCGGAGACCGGAATTCCAAGAATCGTCAGGGCGGAAACAACAAACGGTTCGAGGATGGAAAAGGCGGCAATTTCCGTAACAACGGACGCGGCGGCAAGAACCAGCGCGGTGGCAGAAACCAGCAGCCGGTTGAGCGTCGCGAGAAGATCGACAATACGCCGAAGAAAATTATCGTCCGCGGCAACATGACCGTCGGAGAAACGGCAAAGCTGCTTCATAAAGACGCTTCGGAAGTCATTAAGAAGCTGATTCTGATGGGCGTTATGGCTACGATCAACCAGGAGCTGGATATCGAAACCATCCAACTGCTTGCCGGTGAATTCGGCGTTGAAGTTGAAGTGAAGATTCCGGTCGAGGAAGACCGTTTCGAAACCGTCGAAGAGAATGACGCTCCGGAAGATCTGCGGGCGCGTCCTCCTGTCGTGACCATCATGGGTCACGTCGACCACGGTAAGACGACGCTGCTTGATGCCATTCGTTCCACGAACGTAACCGGCGGCGAAGCAGGCGGCATCACGCAGCATATCGGCGCTTACCAGGTTGAAATCAACCAAAAGAAGATTACGTTCCTCGATACCCCGGGCCACGAAGCGTTTACGGCCATGCGTGCCCGTGGAGCTCAGGTTACCGATATTACGATTATCGTTGTAGCGGCGGACGACGGCGTCATGCCGCAGACGGTTGAGGCCATTAATCATGCGAAGGCAGCAGGTCTGCCGATCATCGTGGCCGTCAACAAGATCGACAAGCCGGGCGCAGACCCGGACAGAGTGAAGCAGGAGCTGACCAATTATGAGCTCGTCCCCGAAGAGTGGGGCGGCGATACCATTTTCGTCAATGTTTCGGCTAAACAGCGCATCGGTCTCGAAGATCTGCTTGAGATGATTCTGCTTGTCGCGGAAGTTAACGAATACAAGGCGAACCCGGATAAACGGGCGCGCGGTACCGTAATCGAAGCCGAGCTGGACAAGAGCCGCGGACCGGTAGCACGCATTCTCGTTCAGAACGGAACGCTGAAGGTGGGAGACGCCTTCGTGGCGGGCAACTGCTTCGGACGCGTACGGGTTATGGTGAACGACAAGGGACGCCGTCTGAAGGAAGCCGGACCGTCCACGCCGATCGAGATCACCGGTTTGACGGAAGTTCCGCAAGCGGGCGATCCGTTCATAGTGTTCGAGGACGAACGGAAAGCGCGGCAAATCGCCGAGAAGCGGGCGGTTACCCAGCGCCAATCTGAGCTGAACACGAACACCCGCGTAACGCTGGACGATCTGTTCAAGCACATCAAAGAAGGCGAGATCAAGGACCTCAACGTGATTATCAAGGCTGACGTTCAAGGTTCAGTTGAAGCGTTGAAAGGCTCCCTGTCCAAGATTGAAGTGGAAGGTGTGCGCGTTAAGATCATCCACAGCGGTGCCGGCGCAATCACGGAATCCGACATCACGCTGGCAGCAGCTTCCAATGCGATTGTCATCGGCTTTAACGTACGTCCGGATGCACAGACGAAGGCTGCCGCCGAGCAGGAGAAGGTCGATGTGCGTCTGCATAACATCATCTACAACGTGATCGAAGAGATCGAACAGGCCATGAAGGGAATGCTCGATCCGGTATTCAAGGAGAACGTTATTGGCCACGCCGAAGTTCGCAGCGTGTTCAAGATCAGCAAAGTGGGTGCGGTCGCCGGCTGTATGGTCACTGACGGCAAGATTGCGCGCAATGCGCAGACCCGCCTGATCCGCGACGGCATCGTCGTGTTCGAAGGCAAGATCGACTCCCTGAAACGCTTTAAAGACGACGCCAAGGAAGTAGCGCAAGGGTATGAGTGCGGTATTACTTTGGAGAACTACAATGATCTCAAGGAAGGCGACATCATCGAAGCGTTTATCATGGAATCCGTGGAGCGCTGA
- the pnp gene encoding polyribonucleotide nucleotidyltransferase — MSKHVEMQLGGRTLVLETGRLAKQANAAVMVRYGDTSVLCTVTASSEPKDLDFFPLTVNYEERLYAVGKIPGGFIKREGRPSEKAILSSRLTDRPIRPLFPEGFRNDVQVLNLVMSVDQDCSPEIAAMIGTSAALSISDVPFNGPIGGVVVGRINGQFVVNPTIAQQEESDIYLVVAGTKDAIMMVEAEANEVPEEVMLEAIMFGHEEIRAIVAKIEELVQIAGKEKMTVKLHAVNVDVNTEVRAYAQERLVEAVKIAEKHARQDAIDAVNNDTVEHFTEKYIETPELIGDVKEVLHDIVKEEVRRLITHDKVRPDGRKLNEIRPIDCDTSLLPRTHGSGLFTRGQTQALSVCTLGALGDVQILDGIDLTETKRFMHHYNFPPFSVGEARPLRAPGRREIGHGALGERALSKVIPSETEFPYTIRLVSEVLESNGSTSQASICASTLAMMDAGVPIKAPVAGVAMGLIKDGEHVSILTDIQGMEDHLGDMDFKVAGTAEGVTAIQMDIKIDGIDRKILEEALEQAKEGRLFILSKMMEAISKPRESLSPYAPKIIIMQINPDKIRDVIGAGGKIINKIIEETGVKIDIEQDGRVFIASSNEEMIKKARSIIEGIVREVEVGEIYVGTVKRIEKFGAFVEILPGKDGLVHISQLSTDRVGKVEDVVAIGDTITVKVTEIDQQGRVNLSRKAVLTAEAKA; from the coding sequence ATGTCAAAACATGTAGAAATGCAGCTCGGGGGCAGAACCCTGGTGCTGGAAACAGGCCGCCTCGCCAAGCAGGCGAACGCAGCCGTTATGGTCCGCTACGGTGATACGTCGGTGCTCTGTACGGTGACGGCTTCAAGCGAGCCGAAGGATTTGGACTTTTTTCCGCTCACCGTAAACTATGAGGAACGTTTGTACGCGGTCGGTAAAATTCCAGGAGGCTTCATAAAGCGCGAAGGCAGACCGAGCGAAAAAGCGATTTTGTCCAGCCGTCTGACCGACCGTCCGATTCGTCCGCTGTTCCCGGAAGGCTTCCGTAATGACGTGCAGGTGCTGAACCTCGTAATGAGCGTCGATCAGGATTGCTCGCCAGAAATCGCAGCTATGATCGGAACGTCGGCGGCGCTGAGCATTTCCGATGTGCCGTTCAACGGTCCAATTGGCGGTGTCGTTGTCGGCCGAATTAATGGCCAGTTTGTCGTTAACCCGACGATCGCCCAACAGGAAGAGAGCGACATCTATCTCGTCGTGGCCGGTACGAAAGACGCCATCATGATGGTGGAAGCGGAAGCGAATGAAGTGCCGGAAGAAGTTATGCTGGAAGCGATCATGTTCGGGCATGAAGAGATCCGCGCCATTGTAGCGAAGATTGAAGAACTGGTGCAGATTGCCGGCAAGGAAAAAATGACCGTGAAGCTGCACGCCGTTAACGTGGATGTGAATACCGAAGTACGCGCTTATGCGCAGGAGCGGCTGGTTGAAGCGGTTAAGATTGCCGAGAAGCATGCCCGCCAGGATGCGATCGACGCAGTCAATAACGATACGGTGGAACACTTCACGGAAAAATATATCGAAACGCCGGAGCTGATTGGCGACGTGAAGGAAGTGCTGCACGATATCGTCAAGGAAGAAGTCCGTCGTCTGATTACGCACGACAAGGTTCGTCCGGATGGCCGGAAGCTGAACGAGATTCGTCCGATTGACTGCGATACGTCGCTGCTTCCGCGCACGCACGGCTCGGGACTGTTCACACGCGGCCAGACGCAGGCTCTCAGCGTATGTACGCTCGGCGCGCTCGGCGATGTGCAGATTCTCGACGGCATCGATTTGACCGAAACGAAACGGTTCATGCACCACTATAACTTCCCGCCGTTCAGCGTAGGGGAAGCCCGTCCGCTTAGAGCGCCGGGACGCCGTGAAATCGGTCATGGAGCGCTTGGTGAACGCGCATTGTCCAAGGTAATTCCTAGCGAAACTGAATTCCCGTACACGATCCGCCTCGTATCCGAGGTGCTGGAATCGAACGGTTCGACTTCCCAGGCGAGCATTTGCGCAAGTACCCTGGCGATGATGGATGCGGGCGTTCCGATTAAAGCCCCGGTTGCCGGTGTGGCAATGGGTCTGATTAAAGACGGCGAGCATGTATCCATCCTGACTGACATTCAGGGCATGGAAGACCATCTCGGCGATATGGACTTCAAAGTGGCCGGTACTGCTGAAGGCGTAACTGCCATTCAAATGGATATCAAGATCGACGGCATCGACCGCAAAATCCTGGAGGAAGCGCTTGAACAGGCTAAAGAAGGCCGGCTGTTTATTTTGAGCAAAATGATGGAGGCTATTTCCAAACCGAGAGAGAGCCTTTCCCCTTATGCGCCGAAGATTATCATCATGCAGATCAATCCGGACAAAATCCGCGATGTTATCGGCGCAGGCGGCAAAATCATCAACAAGATCATCGAAGAGACCGGCGTGAAGATCGACATCGAGCAGGACGGCCGCGTATTCATCGCTTCTTCGAATGAAGAGATGATCAAGAAAGCGCGTTCCATCATCGAAGGCATCGTGCGCGAGGTTGAAGTCGGCGAAATTTATGTCGGCACCGTCAAGCGGATTGAGAAATTCGGAGCTTTCGTGGAAATTTTGCCGGGCAAGGATGGTTTGGTGCATATTTCGCAGCTGTCGACTGACCGAGTAGGCAAAGTAGAAGACGTGGTTGCCATCGGTGATACCATCACCGTTAAAGTGACCGAAATCGACCAGCAGGGCCGCGTTAACCTGTCGCGCAAGGCCGTTTTGACCGCGGAAGCCAAAGCGTAA
- a CDS encoding DHH family phosphoesterase — protein sequence MQSYEQSLRQTQQFLLDHDDYLVVSHIQPDGDAVSSTLAVGWLLSCLGKKYTMLNEGPIPTRMKYLWKAEEIADMSVNPPERTFSHVICVDCADFQRVGQTQRYFDPNALIVNIDHHPTNNGYGTVQLIKPDAAATAEILFDLLKQFDIHWDADIATAIYTGLLTDTGGFRYANTSPKVMEIASELLSLGVNGPELAETLLEEMTLPQLKILSRALEGLQLTPEGDIAWVSITPQDMVDCGAANEDLEGIVNYPRNIQGVEVGILFKVIHDQAVKASFRSAGKVDVAALAQIFGGGGHTRAAGAKLDLPLDQAVSLVLKEVKRVL from the coding sequence ATGCAGAGCTATGAACAAAGTCTCCGGCAGACACAACAGTTTCTGCTGGACCACGACGATTATCTTGTAGTGTCGCATATTCAGCCGGACGGAGATGCAGTCAGCTCGACCCTAGCGGTGGGCTGGCTTCTCTCATGTCTGGGCAAGAAATACACGATGCTGAATGAAGGGCCGATTCCGACCCGAATGAAATATCTGTGGAAGGCCGAAGAGATAGCCGATATGTCGGTCAACCCTCCAGAACGTACATTCAGCCATGTAATATGCGTCGACTGCGCCGATTTTCAGCGCGTCGGCCAGACGCAGCGGTATTTTGATCCGAACGCGTTGATTGTAAATATCGATCATCATCCGACGAACAACGGCTACGGCACGGTACAACTGATCAAGCCGGACGCAGCGGCCACGGCCGAGATTTTATTTGATCTCCTGAAGCAGTTCGACATCCATTGGGACGCCGATATCGCAACGGCCATTTATACCGGCCTGTTGACCGATACCGGCGGCTTCCGGTATGCCAATACTTCGCCCAAAGTCATGGAGATTGCATCGGAACTGTTATCGCTTGGAGTAAATGGACCGGAGCTGGCAGAGACGCTGCTGGAGGAAATGACACTGCCTCAGCTGAAAATCCTTAGCAGAGCCCTTGAGGGACTCCAATTGACGCCGGAAGGCGACATCGCCTGGGTCTCTATCACGCCTCAGGATATGGTTGACTGCGGCGCTGCCAACGAGGATTTGGAAGGGATCGTTAATTATCCCCGGAATATTCAGGGCGTTGAGGTCGGTATTCTGTTCAAGGTCATTCATGACCAGGCGGTAAAGGCCAGTTTCCGTTCTGCAGGTAAAGTGGATGTAGCCGCCCTGGCCCAAATTTTCGGAGGCGGGGGGCATACCCGCGCAGCCGGAGCCAAGCTGGATTTGCCTTTGGACCAAGCGGTATCGCTTGTTCTTAAGGAGGTCAAGCGGGTACTATGA
- the rimP gene encoding ribosome maturation factor RimP: protein MSTSKIKGTVEEMLKPYLDNNGFELVDVEYVKEGSNFFLRVFVDKEGGIDIDDCGNVSEFLSAKLDENDPIPGAYFLEVSSPGAERPLKKAEEVAKAVGKDVFVTTYEPIDGLKEFEGRLVSFENGEMLIAVGKKQHVVPYAKVASARLAIIF, encoded by the coding sequence TTGAGCACATCCAAAATTAAAGGTACGGTAGAAGAGATGCTGAAACCCTACCTGGACAACAATGGATTCGAACTGGTTGACGTGGAATACGTGAAGGAAGGCTCCAATTTCTTTTTGCGAGTATTCGTTGACAAAGAAGGCGGAATCGACATCGATGATTGCGGCAATGTCAGTGAGTTCTTAAGCGCCAAGCTGGATGAGAACGATCCGATTCCCGGCGCCTATTTTTTGGAGGTGTCTTCTCCGGGAGCGGAACGGCCGCTCAAAAAAGCCGAAGAGGTAGCCAAAGCGGTCGGCAAGGACGTATTCGTCACGACTTACGAGCCGATTGACGGGCTGAAGGAATTCGAAGGCCGGTTGGTCTCATTTGAGAACGGGGAAATGCTCATCGCCGTCGGTAAAAAGCAGCATGTCGTTCCATATGCCAAAGTAGCCAGCGCGAGGTTGGCCATTATTTTTTAA
- a CDS encoding bifunctional riboflavin kinase/FAD synthetase, producing the protein MRTVTLTYPMKPETAAEWDQPQIAALGQFDGLHRGHVSVISSAVAKAREEGLPAAVITFYPHPKDVMGKGDYEGYLTPPRDKRELLAGLGVDVLFVIEFNEELSRVSPRDFVERMLLPLNISAAVVGFDFRFGYMGEGDADMLRLLGNGTMRVETVPPFLLNGVKVSSSGIRKSLQNGEVELVNFWFGRRYHLRGTVVHGEKRGRTIGFPTANLELEDRYVIPARGVYAVRAFHNGKALPGVMNVGVKPTFHEGVTTPTFEIHMLDFSGNIYGEELKVELVSFIRPERRFDSVESLISQIREDAKTADKILQES; encoded by the coding sequence GTGAGAACCGTAACGTTAACCTATCCGATGAAGCCGGAGACTGCAGCCGAGTGGGATCAGCCCCAGATTGCGGCCTTGGGTCAATTCGACGGCCTGCACAGAGGGCATGTCAGCGTCATCTCCTCCGCTGTGGCTAAGGCCCGCGAAGAAGGCTTGCCGGCAGCGGTCATCACTTTCTATCCCCACCCAAAGGATGTTATGGGGAAAGGGGATTATGAAGGCTATTTGACTCCCCCCCGAGACAAGCGCGAGCTGCTTGCCGGGCTTGGCGTCGATGTATTATTCGTCATCGAATTCAATGAGGAACTCTCTCGGGTAAGCCCGCGGGACTTTGTGGAGCGCATGCTTCTGCCCTTGAACATTTCAGCGGCCGTCGTCGGGTTTGACTTCCGCTTCGGCTATATGGGCGAAGGGGACGCCGATATGCTGCGCCTGCTTGGCAATGGAACCATGCGGGTAGAGACCGTACCGCCGTTCCTGCTGAATGGCGTCAAGGTGAGCAGCTCCGGCATCCGAAAGAGCCTGCAGAACGGTGAAGTTGAGCTGGTGAACTTTTGGTTCGGCCGGCGCTATCACTTGCGGGGAACGGTGGTTCACGGCGAGAAGCGCGGCCGCACCATCGGGTTTCCGACCGCGAATCTGGAGCTGGAGGACCGGTATGTCATACCGGCGAGAGGCGTGTATGCCGTTCGCGCTTTCCATAACGGAAAGGCGTTGCCCGGAGTGATGAATGTGGGCGTGAAGCCGACCTTTCACGAAGGAGTTACCACTCCGACGTTTGAGATTCATATGCTGGATTTTTCCGGCAATATATACGGGGAAGAATTGAAAGTGGAACTGGTCTCTTTTATCCGGCCGGAGCGCAGGTTCGATTCCGTGGAATCGCTGATTTCCCAAATTCGGGAGGATGCCAAGACAGCCGACAAGATTTTGCAGGAATCTTGA